Proteins encoded together in one Candidatus Xianfuyuplasma coldseepsis window:
- a CDS encoding RnfABCDGE type electron transport complex subunit B: protein MAATITLAIMGLVLGLGLAFAADVFKVEVDTRLEEVEKLLPGYNCGACGYPGCSGFAEGIVNGEVEALSDCKPGKDEHYDPILAYLKDHPNKDGSIIQIKK from the coding sequence ATGGCAGCGACAATTACGTTAGCAATTATGGGTCTTGTCTTAGGACTTGGACTTGCCTTTGCAGCCGATGTCTTCAAAGTGGAAGTAGACACACGCTTAGAAGAAGTGGAAAAACTACTTCCTGGTTATAACTGTGGTGCCTGTGGGTATCCTGGTTGTAGTGGATTTGCCGAAGGAATTGTCAATGGTGAAGTTGAGGCATTAAGTGATTGTAAACCTGGAAAAGATGAGCATTATGATCCGATCTTAGCATACCTAAAAGACCATCCAAATAAAGACGGAAGTATCATTCAAATTAAAAAGTAG
- a CDS encoding electron transport complex protein RnfA: MSFAVFATAIISAMLINNVILMQFLGVCPFLGVSKRSSSAIGMSAAVLFVMVIASAVTYTLYDLVLYEFNIPYISTIAFILVIASLVQFVEMVIKRYSTPLYKSLGIYLPLITTNCAILGVSEGNIANIWTETMPYGEGLFIALSTAIGTGLGFGLIIFAFSSIRERMDGLNIPEAWKGVPISLLVAGIMSLAFVGLVGVI; encoded by the coding sequence ATGAGTTTTGCTGTATTTGCAACAGCCATCATCAGTGCCATGCTGATTAACAATGTAATCTTGATGCAATTCTTAGGTGTTTGTCCCTTTTTAGGCGTATCCAAACGCAGTAGTAGTGCGATTGGAATGAGTGCTGCCGTATTGTTTGTTATGGTCATTGCGAGTGCCGTGACCTATACCTTATATGATTTGGTTTTATATGAATTTAATATACCCTATATTTCGACAATTGCCTTTATTCTTGTTATCGCTAGTTTGGTTCAATTTGTTGAAATGGTCATCAAACGATACAGTACACCGTTGTATAAAAGTTTAGGTATTTACTTACCGTTAATCACCACCAACTGTGCTATTCTTGGAGTTAGTGAAGGAAACATAGCCAATATTTGGACAGAAACGATGCCGTATGGAGAAGGACTCTTTATTGCGTTGTCTACAGCGATTGGTACTGGGCTTGGATTTGGATTGATTATCTTTGCGTTCAGTAGTATTCGCGAACGAATGGATGGATTGAACATCCCTGAAGCTTGGAAAGGCGTTCCCATTAGTTTGTTGGTTGCGGGAATCATGTCCTTGGCATTTGTCGGATTGGTTGGGGTGATTTAA
- the rsxE gene encoding electron transport complex subunit RsxE, which translates to MTKKENFLKGFIQENPIFVFLLGMCPALAVTATFETSLGMGILVIFVLTSSNIVVSLFRNFIPSDVRTPAYIVIIATFVTLVRMLTQSYAFDLYNALGVFIPLIVVNCLILGRAEAFASKNNVVDSAIDGLGMGLGFTMALLVIGISRELIATGTLMYGVYLPFFVESEVVWFNLDWLFFMIPNFNIQDYMLPMFSLAPGAFITLGIILALFQNKKVKDERRKEEEKKRLIEEKKRIALEKKKAAAMKKAGEQA; encoded by the coding sequence ATGACTAAGAAAGAGAATTTTCTAAAGGGATTTATTCAAGAAAATCCCATCTTTGTGTTCTTGCTGGGGATGTGTCCGGCACTGGCTGTTACCGCAACGTTCGAAACCAGTCTGGGAATGGGAATCCTTGTTATATTTGTCTTGACGAGTAGTAATATCGTCGTTAGTTTGTTTCGTAACTTCATACCAAGTGATGTTCGAACACCCGCATATATTGTTATTATCGCAACATTTGTAACATTGGTGAGGATGTTAACTCAAAGTTATGCATTTGATCTGTATAATGCGCTTGGGGTATTCATTCCGTTGATCGTGGTAAACTGTCTCATCTTAGGGCGTGCGGAAGCATTTGCCTCGAAAAACAATGTCGTCGATAGTGCGATTGATGGTCTCGGTATGGGGCTTGGATTCACCATGGCATTACTCGTGATTGGAATCAGTCGTGAATTAATTGCAACGGGGACGTTAATGTATGGTGTCTATTTACCATTCTTTGTCGAATCTGAAGTTGTATGGTTTAATTTGGATTGGCTCTTCTTTATGATTCCGAATTTTAATATCCAGGACTATATGTTACCGATGTTTAGTTTAGCACCTGGAGCATTTATTACATTAGGTATTATTCTTGCATTGTTCCAAAACAAAAAAGTAAAAGATGAACGTCGTAAAGAGGAAGAAAAGAAACGATTAATTGAAGAGAAAAAACGCATTGCCTTAGAGAAAAAGAAAGCAGCGGCAATGAAAAAGGCAGGTGAACAAGCATGA
- a CDS encoding FMN-binding protein has product MLDKLKTALVLVVIGAVSGALIFGTNLLTEDRIEENIRNQEFGYYAEMFDLDAIPAEEDVVETPLDGPLEVELELFDGDGNFAGYIYRGSDKNSYGDVTVLVGITTNGTIQQVVISDSSNTPIFVKKIEGDYVTPFIGQDVSNVTYDERTGASFTYGSVEKIVDAAVTYFETNRGGAND; this is encoded by the coding sequence ATGTTGGATAAATTGAAAACAGCATTGGTTCTCGTTGTGATTGGGGCAGTCAGTGGTGCCTTAATCTTTGGAACAAACCTCCTCACTGAAGACCGCATTGAAGAGAACATCCGGAATCAAGAGTTTGGGTATTACGCCGAGATGTTTGATTTGGATGCGATTCCTGCCGAAGAGGATGTCGTCGAAACACCATTAGATGGACCATTAGAGGTTGAATTAGAATTGTTTGACGGCGATGGGAACTTTGCTGGATATATCTATCGAGGTAGTGATAAAAACAGTTATGGCGATGTCACCGTATTGGTTGGTATTACCACCAATGGTACGATACAACAAGTCGTCATTTCCGATTCGAGTAACACGCCGATTTTTGTCAAAAAAATCGAAGGCGACTATGTAACGCCGTTTATAGGACAAGATGTGAGTAATGTCACCTATGACGAACGGACTGGCGCATCGTTCACCTATGGTAGTGTCGAGAAAATCGTCGATGCTGCGGTGACTTATTTTGAAACGAATCGAGGTGGGGCAAATGACTAA
- a CDS encoding RnfABCDGE type electron transport complex subunit D — MEHMPQVIRKTSPYLRRPQAKVSRMMSDVVIALIPVIIFAIYSFGWSAVWILLASTLSMTLTEAIYYWITSPKGETAFTLSNYSAVVSGLIFGLTLADNTPIWVVVITGVLGILMAKLFFGGLGQNIFNPAALARVLVAVNFATLSTYQANIPIIDGEAGATVLQTLNESGNLFNADILNHIPLWQLFTGIGVPGSLGEVSALLIIVGGLYLALRHSFEVRIPVVFIATVFGLASAVAVYQGLGIWYPLMHVFSGGVMFGAVFMATDPITSPITKPGRIYFAFALGFVTFIIRLFGALPEGVVFSILIMNMFVSAFDYFKWSNPRFTTKGSVIFAGVVVAAIAVVLVGVSYVG; from the coding sequence ATGGAACATATGCCTCAAGTCATACGAAAAACCAGTCCTTATCTCCGACGTCCTCAAGCGAAAGTATCACGGATGATGAGCGATGTTGTCATTGCCTTAATCCCAGTTATTATTTTTGCCATCTATAGCTTTGGATGGTCTGCGGTATGGATTTTATTAGCGAGTACGTTATCGATGACACTAACCGAAGCAATCTATTATTGGATTACATCCCCAAAAGGTGAAACCGCCTTTACCTTGAGTAATTATAGTGCAGTAGTGAGTGGATTAATCTTTGGGTTGACACTTGCCGACAACACCCCGATTTGGGTTGTTGTGATTACCGGTGTTCTCGGGATCTTAATGGCGAAGTTATTCTTTGGTGGCCTTGGTCAGAACATCTTTAATCCGGCTGCTTTAGCACGTGTCTTAGTGGCGGTGAATTTTGCAACATTGAGTACCTATCAAGCCAACATTCCCATCATTGATGGAGAAGCTGGTGCGACAGTCCTCCAAACCTTAAATGAATCGGGTAATTTATTTAATGCGGATATTTTGAATCATATCCCATTATGGCAATTATTTACTGGTATCGGGGTTCCTGGTAGTTTGGGAGAAGTAAGTGCCTTATTGATTATTGTTGGTGGACTATATCTTGCTTTGCGACATAGTTTTGAAGTCCGGATTCCCGTGGTGTTTATCGCAACGGTATTTGGGTTAGCAAGTGCGGTAGCAGTGTACCAAGGACTGGGTATCTGGTATCCACTCATGCATGTATTTAGCGGTGGTGTTATGTTTGGTGCAGTGTTCATGGCAACCGATCCAATCACGTCACCCATCACGAAACCGGGACGAATTTATTTTGCATTCGCACTGGGATTTGTTACGTTTATTATTCGTCTGTTCGGAGCCCTTCCAGAAGGCGTTGTGTTTAGTATATTAATCATGAATATGTTTGTCTCTGCATTCGATTACTTTAAATGGAGTAATCCGCGGTTTACGACAAAAGGATCCGTTATCTTTGCGGGTGTCGTTGTTGCGGCAATTGCGGTTGTATTGGTAGGTGTTTCCTATGTTGGATAA
- a CDS encoding RnfABCDGE type electron transport complex subunit C → MIKKSRKVRDYKELTKALPTMRFLEPESVYIHLQNGRCKTYDLYVKEGDYVKLGEVIGIRHGGFFEQPIHATVSGTVGTVSKKLHRTGRKVDCVEIRNDFKETYHESIVDRTDQAIAELTQDDMVQILKEKSLVGLGGSGFPSYIKLATKEKIDTVVINAVECEPYLSSDYRLILEHPRRVIAGMTYIMQALHVKTGIIAIKKSKDPLYQVLTQVIKGKFPEYDIQVVKLGDYYPQGWEIEVFRNALGIDVPHGELPMKYGVIGFNVSTAAGVYDAIKHNLPVTKRYFTLTGDAIKYPQNYRVKVGTSVKKLIELSDGFKEDYDKVNIIMGGPMMGVSTVSCDVIVSKTTTSVIVLQDTDYEEQPCVRCGSCVYSCPAHLEPVQIMNAVKRNDKDVMKGLGAYKCIECGLCAYVCTSKIHVTDYVRKAKRLIG, encoded by the coding sequence ATGATTAAGAAATCTCGGAAGGTAAGGGACTACAAGGAACTTACAAAAGCATTACCAACGATGCGATTCCTAGAACCAGAAAGTGTTTATATACACCTTCAAAATGGTCGCTGTAAAACGTATGATTTATATGTGAAAGAAGGCGATTATGTCAAACTAGGAGAAGTGATAGGAATCCGCCACGGGGGATTCTTTGAACAACCGATTCACGCGACTGTGAGTGGTACAGTAGGAACGGTTAGTAAGAAACTCCATCGTACGGGACGAAAAGTCGATTGCGTTGAAATCCGCAATGATTTTAAAGAAACGTACCATGAATCGATAGTGGATCGAACCGATCAGGCAATCGCCGAATTAACACAAGATGACATGGTTCAAATCTTAAAAGAAAAATCACTGGTTGGACTTGGTGGTAGTGGGTTCCCGTCGTATATAAAATTAGCAACCAAAGAAAAAATTGATACAGTCGTGATAAATGCGGTGGAATGCGAACCCTATTTAAGTAGTGATTATCGTTTGATTTTGGAACATCCACGTCGTGTTATTGCGGGGATGACTTATATCATGCAAGCACTACATGTTAAAACGGGAATCATTGCGATTAAAAAGAGTAAGGACCCGCTGTATCAAGTATTGACACAAGTCATCAAGGGAAAATTTCCGGAGTATGACATCCAAGTTGTCAAACTTGGTGATTATTATCCCCAAGGATGGGAAATTGAAGTATTTCGTAATGCCTTAGGTATTGATGTTCCCCATGGTGAACTACCAATGAAGTACGGTGTGATTGGTTTCAACGTATCGACAGCAGCTGGTGTCTACGATGCAATCAAGCACAATTTACCGGTAACCAAACGGTATTTCACATTAACCGGAGATGCGATTAAATATCCGCAAAATTACCGTGTTAAAGTCGGAACAAGTGTGAAGAAGTTGATTGAATTATCCGATGGATTCAAAGAGGATTACGATAAAGTAAACATCATTATGGGTGGACCAATGATGGGGGTATCAACGGTTAGTTGTGATGTCATTGTCTCAAAAACAACGACTTCGGTTATTGTCTTACAAGATACCGATTATGAAGAACAGCCATGCGTGCGCTGTGGTAGTTGTGTCTACAGCTGTCCCGCGCATTTAGAACCGGTTCAGATTATGAATGCGGTAAAACGAAACGATAAAGACGTAATGAAAGGACTAGGCGCATACAAGTGTATCGAATGTGGTTTATGTGCATATGTTTGTACAAGTAAGATTCATGTGACAGACTATGTTCGTAAAGCGAAGCGTCTAATAGGGTGA
- a CDS encoding phospho-sugar mutase has protein sequence MVQAEYEKWMNQKGLEEELLQELQGMDETAKRDAFYRSLEFGTGGMRGIIGAGTNRMNIYTIRKANVGFGTYLKNLYHDDVKRGVVIAHDNRNKSVEFAKESAKVLATFGITSYIFEALRPTPELSFAVRHLNAIGGIVVTASHNPPKYNGYKIYDEDGCQLVPKYADQVIALVDAVDDVFDIDVVDFNEAEQNGMITWIGEDIDKAYLDMVDTVQLRNDVPKIVDIVFTPLHGTSAMIGTKALQRNGYHVIPVEEQMVADPNFSTVKSPNPENKEAFEYAIRYGTKHNADILIATDPDADRLGVAVWHDGEYKLLTGNQTGAILVHYILHTREQQGTLPKQGMVYNTVVTSEFGATIAKAFGMGVKSTLTGFKFIGEQAKTIEATDTEFMFGYEESYGYVIKDFVRDKDSIQALLLISEVANVGKQTGKTLYDYLLFLYETYGYYVEDLVNIVLEGAVGEAKIKQIMATIRDNKPLQIGPYNVITVEDYLVGTRYIGDTTEDIDLPTSNVLKFLLDDGSWFVLRPSGTEPKLKIYIGVLGDSLAQSQTKNQQIKDIVLSIIERI, from the coding sequence ATGGTACAAGCTGAGTACGAGAAATGGATGAATCAAAAAGGGCTTGAAGAAGAGCTTTTACAAGAACTACAAGGGATGGATGAAACGGCGAAGAGAGATGCGTTTTACCGATCCCTTGAATTTGGTACAGGGGGAATGCGCGGTATCATAGGTGCTGGTACAAACCGGATGAACATCTATACGATTCGTAAAGCAAATGTCGGCTTTGGAACCTACTTGAAGAACCTCTATCATGACGATGTCAAACGCGGAGTCGTGATTGCTCATGACAATCGTAATAAAAGTGTTGAATTTGCCAAAGAAAGTGCCAAGGTTTTGGCGACATTTGGGATTACATCCTATATTTTTGAAGCATTGCGACCAACACCGGAGTTAAGTTTTGCGGTGCGGCATCTGAATGCCATCGGTGGAATTGTTGTTACTGCAAGTCATAACCCACCGAAATATAACGGGTATAAAATATACGACGAAGATGGTTGCCAACTGGTACCGAAATATGCCGATCAGGTAATTGCGCTTGTCGATGCTGTTGACGATGTATTTGATATTGACGTCGTTGATTTTAATGAAGCAGAGCAAAATGGTATGATTACATGGATTGGCGAGGACATTGACAAAGCATATCTCGATATGGTGGATACCGTGCAACTACGAAATGATGTACCAAAGATCGTAGATATAGTCTTTACACCGCTTCATGGCACAAGTGCAATGATCGGAACAAAAGCATTACAACGAAATGGCTATCATGTGATTCCGGTTGAAGAACAAATGGTGGCAGATCCGAATTTTAGTACCGTAAAAAGTCCAAATCCGGAAAATAAAGAAGCGTTTGAATATGCCATTCGTTATGGGACAAAACATAACGCGGATATTTTGATTGCGACCGATCCCGATGCGGATCGATTGGGTGTTGCCGTATGGCATGACGGTGAGTACAAATTACTAACAGGAAATCAAACCGGAGCCATTCTAGTGCATTATATTTTGCACACCAGAGAGCAACAAGGGACGCTCCCTAAACAAGGAATGGTTTACAATACGGTGGTGACAAGTGAATTTGGAGCAACGATTGCCAAAGCATTTGGCATGGGTGTAAAAAGCACGTTAACAGGCTTTAAATTCATTGGTGAACAAGCCAAAACAATTGAAGCTACGGATACAGAATTTATGTTTGGTTATGAAGAAAGTTATGGGTATGTCATCAAAGATTTTGTCCGTGACAAAGATAGTATTCAAGCATTGTTGTTAATCAGTGAGGTGGCCAATGTTGGTAAACAAACCGGTAAAACCTTATACGATTATTTATTATTTTTATATGAAACATATGGCTATTATGTGGAAGATTTGGTGAATATCGTGCTAGAAGGCGCGGTGGGAGAAGCAAAAATCAAACAAATTATGGCAACAATTCGTGACAATAAACCATTGCAAATTGGGCCATACAATGTTATAACAGTAGAGGATTATTTAGTTGGTACACGATATATTGGAGATACAACGGAAGATATTGATTTACCAACATCCAATGTACTGAAGTTTCTATTGGACGATGGAAGTTGGTTTGTTTTGCGTCCTAGTGGTACCGAACCCAAACTGAAAATTTATATCGGAGTACTTGGTGATTCACTAGCTCAATCACAAACAAAAAATCAACAGATTAAAGACATTGTATTATCCATTATTGAACGTATCTAA
- a CDS encoding peroxiredoxin: MKFDNEFYVTGAKVGKPAPKFEMEAIMPEGEGLDRFGTVNLDDLLEQGKWVVLYFYPLDFTFVCPTEIQKFNALNKTFEEKGAVLVAASTDSCHSHLAWQDHSSLGRLNHIHASDNNHEVSEAYGILDDEKGVAWRGTFVINPEGILKAAYVNHGEGGRNVEEVLRTLEVFQNEAKGEMVPCGWFPGEDFL, encoded by the coding sequence ATGAAATTTGATAATGAATTTTACGTAACAGGTGCAAAAGTTGGAAAACCAGCACCGAAATTTGAAATGGAAGCAATCATGCCGGAAGGTGAAGGGTTGGATCGTTTTGGGACAGTCAACCTCGATGACTTATTGGAACAAGGAAAATGGGTAGTACTCTATTTCTATCCCCTTGATTTTACCTTTGTATGTCCAACAGAGATTCAAAAATTTAATGCTTTAAACAAGACATTCGAAGAAAAAGGTGCTGTATTGGTTGCTGCGTCAACCGATAGTTGCCACAGTCACTTAGCATGGCAAGATCACAGTAGTTTAGGACGTCTCAATCATATTCACGCATCCGATAACAATCATGAAGTCAGTGAAGCATACGGTATCTTGGATGATGAAAAAGGGGTTGCATGGCGCGGGACATTTGTCATTAACCCAGAAGGTATTTTGAAAGCGGCATATGTCAACCATGGTGAAGGGGGACGTAATGTGGAAGAAGTATTGCGGACATTGGAAGTATTCCAAAATGAAGCAAAAGGTGAAATGGTTCCTTGTGGATGGTTCCCCGGAGAAGACTTCTTGTAA
- a CDS encoding ECF transporter S component, which translates to MTSIQSLSQTQRLTALGVLSALATALMYLELPFVFYNFLRIDLSDVVVLLVFIFFGAKEGLLVAFVKSSIHFVFPGTNYTAGVGELAAFLASAAYIGGFYFATNKLNLKVLLSMVFSVVFMSLLMTFANWLFITPLFGIALAGEVFPNIFNPTYITTILSVYIPFNLIKGGIIMAVFYATYNALKPALNMN; encoded by the coding sequence ATGACATCAATTCAATCATTATCACAAACACAAAGATTAACCGCTTTGGGTGTATTATCCGCATTAGCGACAGCGTTAATGTATTTGGAACTTCCGTTCGTATTTTACAATTTCTTACGGATTGATTTGAGTGACGTTGTGGTGTTGTTGGTGTTTATCTTTTTCGGAGCGAAAGAGGGATTGCTGGTTGCATTTGTAAAATCATCCATCCATTTCGTATTCCCGGGAACGAATTACACCGCAGGTGTTGGTGAGTTGGCTGCATTTCTTGCAAGTGCTGCGTATATTGGTGGGTTCTACTTTGCGACTAACAAATTAAATCTGAAGGTATTGCTGAGTATGGTGTTCAGTGTTGTCTTTATGTCGTTACTAATGACATTTGCAAACTGGTTATTCATCACTCCGTTGTTTGGTATTGCGTTGGCTGGAGAAGTATTCCCCAATATTTTCAATCCGACGTATATCACAACGATTCTCAGTGTATACATTCCATTTAATTTGATTAAAGGTGGAATCATCATGGCAGTGTTCTATGCAACGTACAATGCATTAAAACCAGCACTGAATATGAATTAG
- a CDS encoding (Fe-S)-binding protein yields the protein MLNAILYIGAIGLVLGVAIGIANKYLEVKAHPMVQQVYDMLPHFNCGGCGTPGCMAMAEEVVMNGYPVTKCKPGTDQMKRNIQKLLDDYKDGKITFDEE from the coding sequence ATGTTAAATGCGATCTTATACATTGGTGCCATCGGATTGGTACTTGGGGTTGCCATCGGTATTGCGAATAAGTACCTCGAAGTCAAAGCCCATCCAATGGTGCAACAAGTCTATGATATGTTACCGCATTTTAACTGTGGGGGTTGTGGTACACCAGGATGCATGGCCATGGCCGAAGAAGTTGTTATGAATGGATATCCGGTTACAAAATGCAAGCCGGGGACCGATCAAATGAAGCGTAATATTCAAAAATTGTTGGATGATTACAAAGACGGAAAAATTACCTTTGATGAGGAGTGA
- a CDS encoding electron transport complex protein RnfA translates to MQDLISLAFTSFLVQNIILSQFLGICSFLGVSNKRSKAIGMGVAVFVVITLSSMLTWTIYYYILVPGEITFMRTIVFILVIAGMVQILEMAIKKFNKNLYSALGVYLPLITTNCAVLGVAILNIQNNFTFVETITFSAFTSLGYTAIIVVFSYIREQMHKAPIPEGFKGIPSGLIAAAIMSLLFKGFVGLI, encoded by the coding sequence ATGCAAGATTTAATTTCATTAGCGTTTACTTCGTTCTTAGTTCAGAACATTATTTTAAGTCAATTCTTAGGAATTTGTTCCTTCCTTGGCGTATCAAATAAACGTTCCAAAGCGATTGGTATGGGCGTCGCCGTATTTGTTGTTATTACGTTAAGTAGTATGCTAACGTGGACGATTTATTACTACATCTTGGTTCCTGGTGAGATTACCTTTATGCGAACTATCGTCTTTATCTTAGTGATTGCAGGAATGGTTCAAATCTTGGAAATGGCGATTAAGAAATTCAATAAGAATTTATATAGTGCACTTGGTGTTTACTTACCACTGATTACAACCAACTGTGCCGTATTAGGGGTTGCGATATTAAATATCCAAAACAATTTCACGTTTGTAGAAACGATTACCTTTAGTGCCTTTACATCACTTGGTTATACAGCGATTATTGTCGTCTTTAGTTACATCCGTGAACAAATGCATAAAGCGCCGATTCCAGAAGGATTTAAAGGGATTCCAAGTGGATTGATCGCGGCTGCGATTATGTCCCTATTATTTAAAGGCTTTGTGGGGTTGATATAA
- the rsxE gene encoding electron transport complex subunit RsxE, with protein MSKNKRLTPKQNIIKGLIKENPTFVLILGMCPTLGTTTSLSNGFGMGVSVLFVLMVTNAIIASIRKIVPPEIRIPVYITVIALVVTLIEWFIEANLPLLYDGLGVYLPLIVVNCIVLGRAEAYASDNTVKDSIFDGMGMGLGFTLGLSTLAFVRELLGTGSVLGFTFFDANSAASFLIQPTGAFLTLGLIIGVINTVRIDREKKKKAILDAKIKAALAKKAAKEAAKKAAEEAAKKEVPTVKPEMNLKGAN; from the coding sequence ATGAGTAAGAATAAACGTTTGACGCCAAAACAAAACATTATTAAAGGATTAATAAAAGAAAATCCAACGTTTGTGTTAATCCTTGGTATGTGTCCAACACTTGGGACAACCACATCGTTATCCAATGGATTTGGGATGGGTGTCAGTGTATTATTTGTATTGATGGTCACCAATGCGATAATCGCATCAATTCGTAAAATCGTACCACCAGAAATTCGGATTCCTGTATACATTACTGTGATTGCATTAGTCGTTACCTTAATCGAATGGTTTATTGAAGCAAACTTACCGCTATTGTATGATGGACTTGGTGTGTACTTACCATTGATTGTCGTGAACTGTATCGTCTTAGGACGAGCTGAAGCGTACGCATCGGACAATACGGTAAAGGACAGTATCTTTGATGGTATGGGTATGGGTCTAGGGTTTACCCTTGGATTATCCACATTGGCCTTTGTCCGTGAGTTGCTTGGTACCGGTTCAGTATTAGGATTTACCTTCTTTGATGCGAACAGTGCAGCGAGTTTCTTGATTCAACCAACCGGGGCATTCTTGACCTTGGGATTAATTATTGGAGTCATCAATACCGTTCGCATTGATCGTGAGAAAAAGAAAAAAGCGATTTTAGATGCTAAAATTAAAGCTGCATTGGCGAAAAAAGCCGCCAAAGAAGCTGCGAAAAAAGCCGCGGAAGAAGCCGCAAAAAAAGAAGTTCCTACCGTCAAGCCTGAGATGAACTTGAAGGGGGCGAATTAG
- a CDS encoding FMN-binding protein — MKKTAYFAIYLAVLGMIVTLIAYLGYNYTQPIIIANTNKKISDNIALLFDPEEGYKKNDDQADNKYRQDSSEYSSITDIYEVLDQDDELFALIYDMNIQGRNDVIYGLVAVDPFTETIIGVTYYDHAETPNLGEKYTRDEEIEKLVGQSIADVDVDQLAGATTTWNALETMYDKLYEHYNKEVNINE, encoded by the coding sequence ATGAAAAAGACTGCTTATTTCGCTATCTACTTAGCTGTATTGGGAATGATTGTTACCTTGATTGCATATCTTGGATACAACTATACACAACCAATTATTATTGCCAATACCAATAAAAAGATTAGTGATAATATCGCGTTGTTGTTTGATCCAGAAGAGGGATATAAAAAGAATGATGATCAAGCCGATAATAAGTATCGTCAAGATAGCTCGGAATATAGTTCGATAACCGACATTTATGAAGTACTGGATCAAGATGATGAATTGTTTGCATTGATCTATGATATGAATATTCAAGGACGTAATGATGTTATTTACGGATTGGTTGCTGTTGATCCATTCACCGAAACGATTATCGGTGTCACCTATTATGATCATGCTGAGACACCAAACCTCGGTGAGAAATACACCCGTGATGAAGAGATTGAAAAATTAGTTGGTCAATCGATTGCTGATGTGGATGTGGATCAATTAGCAGGAGCAACTACAACATGGAATGCACTCGAAACAATGTATGATAAACTATATGAACATTACAACAAGGAGGTGAACATCAATGAGTAA